The following proteins come from a genomic window of Pichia kudriavzevii chromosome 1, complete sequence:
- a CDS encoding uncharacterized protein (PKUD0A09570; similar to Saccharomyces cerevisiae YPL006W (NCR1); ancestral locus Anc_8.83) translates to MRTNPLLLQTLSLYTPIHEDGYCSMYGVGGKTSFFGPQLPQANNTRAVKLSLGEREKLVDICGSSWENTRYSCCSEEQMTQLRDNLAKAEALISSCPACRENFNQLFCHFSCSPNQSRFVDVVATRAATNGVEVVDEVDVYISDEYASPLFESCENIKFGLTNGYAMDLIGGGAKNYTDFLKFLGDKKPQIGGSPFQINFKYNLPNSNDNLQLFQIDAKVCNDSDPQFACACSDCPQVCPELEKLPSRKSCKISNISCTSFIILVSYFSLLLTYLIITTFLKFQNKKKNSSQWLTDDNDVEVEIEDEYVSGRGGGVEYQTDILEGRSNISLSSHTTLNLQSLRPRKTYIVNNYLEKCFYNIGYFCSKHSTYVLTVGIFSIMVLSSFVYYIRFETNPVNLWVSPTAKAYIEKQKFDESFKPFYRTQQIILSNSTGGSILQDYEAIEWWFEKEKQIRKLPANVMIDGVVEEVTYDDICFKPLEDTCVLESFTQYFDGEISKLPEKTWENQIVKCSKSPVECLPSFQQPLKSNLLFGGSKGEDVLSSRAIIVTLLNNNDNDVESDQVIRASAWENELEEFLLINVTAEAKQLGINLSFMTEVSLEKELNKSTNTDIRIVVISYIIMFAYASYALSMLQHGARQISFINASFITPFGKVSGNNILLKFLAKSRFGLGLVGIFIVLFSVFSSMGFWSFLGLKSTLIIAEVIPFLILAVGVDNIFLICNEFEHVDELTVTSSLSLHEKIGKTMANIGPSIVLSSLCQFLCFILGSFVDMPAVKNFSLYISVAIVFNTLLQITVFISVLSLDKMRIDSGRLDLLPFIKVEADSISLPIDSEDGELNLGLSQILSETNASGSGPFQLFMKTKYIPFIFKKEVRNFLIFAFLAVFGISLSLIPNMELGLDQRIALPSDSYMVNYFNDVYEYLDVGPPIYFVVEDLNVTSITNQKKLCGKFTTCEPYSLVNIVEQEYKRSNQSTISEPVSSWIDDFLMWLNPELIDCCRVKKKAPDLIFCDPYAPPRQCETCYENKEWSYRMDGFPEGPDFMTYFNEWIDAPSYPCPLGGKAPYANSVYVQNNTIKRHAFRTSHAPLRSQKDFINAYHNSLRIIDEIKENNREIDVYAYSPFYIYFVQYEDIKKLTFSLIGIGLLLVGFVSLFLLGSLRNSLVFILNLILIISSILGWMVFAGITLNAVSLVNLLICVGLSVEFAVHMFKHFNFNETYINKRERALDSLGYIGTTTLSGIALTKLIGISVLSFTHSKIFRIYYFKMWAGLVVIASVHALVVVPLLLSMIGDNKVFGHSNWSKIATN, encoded by the coding sequence ATGAGGACAAATCCGTTGTTGCTTCAGACACTCTCTCTGTACACCCCCATCCACGAGGATGGGTACTGTTCCATGTATGGGGTTGGAGGGAAAACGTCCTTTTTTGGGCCACAACTCCCACAGGCAAATAACACTAGAGCTGTGAAGCTGTCATTAGGAGAACGAGAGAAGTTGGTCGATATATGTGGTTCTTCTTGGGAAAATACCCGGTATTCCTGTTGTTCCGAAGAGCAAATGACTCAATTAAGAGATAACCTTGCAAAGGCCGAGGCGTTGATTTCATCGTGTCCTGCATGTAGGGAAAATTTTAACCAATTATTCTGTCATTTCTCATGTTCACCAAACCAATCGAGATTTGTTGACGTGGTTGCGACAAGGGCCGCAACGAACGGCGTCGAAGTAGTagatgaagttgatgttTACATATCCGATGAATATGCTTCTCCTCTATTTGAATCATGcgaaaatatcaaatttggGTTGACCAATGGTTATGCAATGGATCTCATTGGTGGTGGGGCAAAAAACTACActgattttctcaaattcttgGGTGATAAAAAGCCTCAAATTGGGGGGTCTCCctttcaaatcaatttcaaatataacCTGCCAAACTCAAATGATAATTTACAACTTTTCCAAATTGATGCTAAAGTATGTAATGATTCCGATCCTCAATTTGCATGTGCTTGTTCGGACTGTCCACAGGTTTGCCCagaattggagaaattgccAAGCAGAAAGAGCTgcaaaatatcaaatatatcatGTACGTCATTTATTATTTTAGTTagttatttttcattattgttGACCTATTTGATAATAACAACTTTTCTGAAgtttcaaaacaaaaaaaaaaattcaagtcAATGGCTTACTGATGACAACGAcgttgaagttgaaattgaagatgaatatGTATCTGGAAGAGGAGGTGGAGTTGAATATCAAACGGATATATTGGAAGGTCGATCTAATATATCTTTATCGTCTCATACAACTTTAAATTTACAATCATTACGACCAAGGAAAACATATATTGTGAACAattatttggaaaaatgTTTTTACAATATAGGATACTTTTGTTCTAAACATTCGACCTATGTACTGACGGTTGGAATTTTCAGTATTATGGTACTGAGTTCATTTGTGTACTATATTAGATTTGAAACTAACCCTGTGAATTTATGGGTCAGTCCAACTGCAAAGGCatacattgaaaaacaaaagtttgaTGAGAGTTTTAAACCTTTCTATAGGACACAACAGATtatattatcaaattctACTGGTGGTTCAATCTTACAAGACTATGAAGCGATAGAATGGtggtttgaaaaagaaaaacaaatccGCAAACTCCCAGCAAATGTCATGATCGACGGAGTAGTTGAAGAGGTTACTTATGATGACATTTGCTTCAAACCACTCGAAGATACTTGCGTCTTGGAAAGTTTTACACAGTATTTTGATGGTGAGATATCAAAGTTACCTGAGAAAACATGGGAAAATCAGATTGTaaaatgttcaaaatcTCCGGTGGAATGTTTACCAAGTTTCCAGCAACCTTTGAAGAGCAATTTGCTTTTTGGTGGAAGCAAAGGCGAAGATGTTTTGTCGTCAAGGGCAATCATTGTTACCCTTTTAAATAATAACGacaatgatgttgaaagtGACCAAGTTATTCGTGCTTCAGCTTGGGAAAACGAACTCGAGgaatttttgttgataaatgTGACTGCAGAGGCCAAACAGCTGGGAATCAATTTAAGTTTTATGACGGAGGTATCCCTAGAGAAAGAGCTAAATAAGTCTACAAACACCGATATCCGAATAGTCGTTATCTCATACATAATTATGTTTGCGTACGCATCATATGCTCTTTCAATGCTACAACATGGAGCTAGACAAATCTCTTTCATAAACGCCTCGTTTATCACACCATTTGGTAAAGTTTCTGGAAATAACATCCTATTAAAATTTTTGGCTAAATCAAGATTCGGTTTGGGCTTGGTAGgaattttcattgttttattttcgGTTTTTAGTTCGATGGGGTTCTGGAGTTTTTTAGGGTTAAAGTCAACTCTCATAATTGCAGAAGTGATACCATTTCTAATTTTGGCTGTTGGAGTTGATAATATATTTTTAATATGcaatgaatttgaacaTGTCGATGAGCTAACCGTCACAAGTTCATTATCCTTGCATGAGAAGATTGGAAAAACCATGGCGAATATAGGTCCCAGTATTGTTCTAAGTTCGCTATGTCAGTTTCTTTGCTTTATTTTAGGCAGTTTTGTTGATATGCCAGCTGTGAAAAACTTTTCCTTGTACATCTCTGTTGCAATCGTTTTCAATACATTATTGCAAATAACAGTTTTCATTTCCGTCTTATCATTGGATAAGATGAGAATTGATAGTGGAAGGTTGGACCTGTTACCGTTTATCAAAGTTGAAGCTGACTCGATCTCATTACCGATTGACAGTGAAGATGGAGAATTAAACCTTGGATTGAGTCAAATACTAAGTGAAACGAACGCTTCGGGTAGTGGACCATTTCAGCTATTTATGAAAACAAAGTATATCccctttattttcaaaaaggaAGTTAGGAATTTCTTgatatttgcatttttggCTGTTTTTGGTATCTCTTTGTCATTAATTCCAAATATGGAACTGGGGTTGGACCAAAGAATTGCATTGCCATCAGATTCGTACATGGTCAACTATTTCAACGATGTTTACGAATACCTAGATGTTGGACCTCcaatttattttgttgtCGAAGATTTAAATGTAACTTCGATAACgaatcaaaaaaaactatGTGGTAAGTTTACCACCTGTGAACCGTACTCATTAGTTAATATTGTGGAACAAGAATATAAGAGATCCAACCAAAGTACAATTTCTGAGCCTGTTTCCAGTTGGATCGATGACTTTTTAATGTGGCTCAACCCTGAATTGATTGACTGTTGTCGTGTCAAGAAGAAGGCTCCAGACTTGATTTTCTGCGATCCGTATGCACCACCAAGACAATGTGAAACGTGctatgaaaataaagaatgGAGTTATAGGATGGATGGTTTTCCAGAGGGGCCCGATTTCATGACTTACTTTAATGAATGGATTGACGCACCGTCATATCCATGTCCATTGGGAGGTAAGGCACCATATGCAAACTCAGTTTACGTCCAAAATAATACAATCAAAAGGCACGCTTTTAGGACTTCACATGCGCCCTTAAGATCACAGAAGGATTTTATCAATGCTTACCATAATTCATTAAGAATCATCgatgaaattaaagaaaataacagGGAAATCGATGTATATGCATATTCTCCATTCTATATATACTTTGTTCAGTATGAGgatattaaaaaattaacattttcattgattggTATTGGATTACTACTCGTTGGCTTTGTGTCCTTATTTCTTCTAGGATCATTACGTAACTCATTGGTTTTCATTCTCAACTTGATATTAATCATCTCGAGTATCCTCGGATGGATGGTATTTGCGGGTATTACTCTCAATGCCGTTTCATTGGTTAACTTGTTGATTTGTGTTGGCTTAAGTGTAGAGTTTGCTGTCCATATGTTCAAgcatttcaatttcaacgAAACTTACATAAATAAGAGAGAGCGTGCACTGGATTCATTAGGTTATATAGGTACAACTACGCTAAGTGGCATCGCCTTGACAAAATTGATTGGTATAAGTGTCTTAAGTTTCACCCACAGCAAGATTTTCCGCATCTACTACTTCAAGATGTGGGCAGGTCTCGTCGTCATTGCCTCTGTGCATGCCCTTGTGGTGGTTCCCCTCTTGCTTTCTATGATCGGTGATAATAAAGTGTTTGGACACAGTAACTGGTCCAAAATAGCTACCAACTAG